A genomic window from Corvus hawaiiensis isolate bCorHaw1 chromosome 29, bCorHaw1.pri.cur, whole genome shotgun sequence includes:
- the VSIG8 gene encoding V-set and immunoglobulin domain-containing protein 8 isoform X3 gives MAGHGASLLLLLGILPALLVAVRINGKGREVLYLAKGDSVKLGCPYVLEPEDNGPQGVGIEWIQITPERPGPENVFLSYQDHHVNYGSGSGLQDRVAFVQTDPGQRDASIRVADLQESDTGTYQCRVKKNTVAVHEVIVTVQGGPDSVPCPPPAEKPAAPQCWSEGELIEGGSVLLRCFSRGGTAPLSYQWAKLAEGYGGGRLPSGTLQGRAPGDLLIRSLTVAHAGTYQCRVTNRVGYSVCQLNLSPGPRGRQAGIIVGSILGSLLLLSLLGLLIWALIARYQRKECQRACSDCRSSTGGTMPRPCTACAHHSYSPHGISYMQCQHGDSDERAAALLCNDGIRHQVPCPAL, from the exons ATGGCAGGGCACGGCGccagcctgctcctgctcctcggGATCCTGCCAG CTCTCCTCGTGGCCGTCAGGATCAACGGCAAGGGCCGGGAGGTTCTGTACCTGGCCAAGGGCGACTCAGTCAAGCTGGGCTGTCCCTATGTCCTGGAGCCCGAGGACAACGGTCCCCAGGGCGTGGGAATCGAGTGGATCCAGATCACGCCCGAGAGACCCGGCCCCGAGAATGTG TTCCTGTCCTACCAGGACCACCACGTGAACTACGGCAGCGGCTCGGGGCTGCAGGACCGCGTGGCCTTCGTGCAGACGGACCCGGGCCAGCGCGACGCCTCCATCCGCGTGGCCGACCTGCAGGAGAGCGACACCGGCACCTACCAGTGCCGCGTCAAGAAGAACACGGTGGCCGTGCACGAGGTCATTGTCACCGTGCAAG GTGGCCCTGACAGTGTCCCGTGTCCCCCTCCAG CAGAGAAACCGGCGGCCCCGCAGTGCTGGAGCGAGGGGGAGCTGATCGAGGGGGGGTCGGTGCTGCTGCGCTGCTTCAGCCGGGGGGGCACCGCGCCCCTCTCCTACCAGTGGGCAAAGCTGGCCGAGGGCTACGGGGGCGGGCGCCTGCCCTCGGGGACCCTGCAAG GCCGTGCTCCGGGTGACCTCCTGATCCGCAGCCTGACCGTGGCCCACGCTGGCACCTACCAGTGCCGTGTCACCAACCGCGTCGGGTACTCGGTGTGCCAGCTCAACCTGAGCCCCGGGCCCC GTGGGCGCCAGGCTGGCATCATCGTGGGCTCCATCCTgggctccctcctcctcctcagcctgctggggctgctcatcTGGGCCCTGATCGCCCGCTACCAGCGCAAGGAGTGCCAGCGTGCCTGCAGCGACTGCAG GAGCAGCACGGGTGGCACCATGCCCCGGCCGTGCACGGCCTGTGCCCACCACTCGTACTCCCCGCACGGCATCAGCTACATGCAGTGCCAGCACGGCGACAGCGACGAGCGCGCGGCCGCGCTGCTCTGCAACGACGGCATCCGCCACCAGGTCCCCTGCCCCGCGCTGTGA
- the VSIG8 gene encoding V-set and immunoglobulin domain-containing protein 8 isoform X1, which translates to MAGHGASLLLLLGILPALLVAVRINGKGREVLYLAKGDSVKLGCPYVLEPEDNGPQGVGIEWIQITPERPGPENVFLSYQDHHVNYGSGSGLQDRVAFVQTDPGQRDASIRVADLQESDTGTYQCRVKKNTVAVHEVIVTVQGGPDSVPCPPPAEKPAAPQCWSEGELIEGGSVLLRCFSRGGTAPLSYQWAKLAEGYGGGRLPSGTLQGRAPGDLLIRSLTVAHAGTYQCRVTNRVGYSVCQLNLSPGPRCVPAAGGRQAGIIVGSILGSLLLLSLLGLLIWALIARYQRKECQRACSDCRSSTGGTMPRPCTACAHHSYSPHGISYMQCQHGDSDERAAALLCNDGIRHQVPCPAL; encoded by the exons ATGGCAGGGCACGGCGccagcctgctcctgctcctcggGATCCTGCCAG CTCTCCTCGTGGCCGTCAGGATCAACGGCAAGGGCCGGGAGGTTCTGTACCTGGCCAAGGGCGACTCAGTCAAGCTGGGCTGTCCCTATGTCCTGGAGCCCGAGGACAACGGTCCCCAGGGCGTGGGAATCGAGTGGATCCAGATCACGCCCGAGAGACCCGGCCCCGAGAATGTG TTCCTGTCCTACCAGGACCACCACGTGAACTACGGCAGCGGCTCGGGGCTGCAGGACCGCGTGGCCTTCGTGCAGACGGACCCGGGCCAGCGCGACGCCTCCATCCGCGTGGCCGACCTGCAGGAGAGCGACACCGGCACCTACCAGTGCCGCGTCAAGAAGAACACGGTGGCCGTGCACGAGGTCATTGTCACCGTGCAAG GTGGCCCTGACAGTGTCCCGTGTCCCCCTCCAG CAGAGAAACCGGCGGCCCCGCAGTGCTGGAGCGAGGGGGAGCTGATCGAGGGGGGGTCGGTGCTGCTGCGCTGCTTCAGCCGGGGGGGCACCGCGCCCCTCTCCTACCAGTGGGCAAAGCTGGCCGAGGGCTACGGGGGCGGGCGCCTGCCCTCGGGGACCCTGCAAG GCCGTGCTCCGGGTGACCTCCTGATCCGCAGCCTGACCGTGGCCCACGCTGGCACCTACCAGTGCCGTGTCACCAACCGCGTCGGGTACTCGGTGTGCCAGCTCAACCTGAGCCCCGGGCCCC GATGTGTCCCCGCGGCAGGTGGGCGCCAGGCTGGCATCATCGTGGGCTCCATCCTgggctccctcctcctcctcagcctgctggggctgctcatcTGGGCCCTGATCGCCCGCTACCAGCGCAAGGAGTGCCAGCGTGCCTGCAGCGACTGCAG GAGCAGCACGGGTGGCACCATGCCCCGGCCGTGCACGGCCTGTGCCCACCACTCGTACTCCCCGCACGGCATCAGCTACATGCAGTGCCAGCACGGCGACAGCGACGAGCGCGCGGCCGCGCTGCTCTGCAACGACGGCATCCGCCACCAGGTCCCCTGCCCCGCGCTGTGA
- the VSIG8 gene encoding V-set and immunoglobulin domain-containing protein 8 isoform X4, with translation MAGHGASLLLLLGILPALLVAVRINGKGREVLYLAKGDSVKLGCPYVLEPEDNGPQGVGIEWIQITPERPGPENVFLSYQDHHVNYGSGSGLQDRVAFVQTDPGQRDASIRVADLQESDTGTYQCRVKKNTVAVHEVIVTVQAEKPAAPQCWSEGELIEGGSVLLRCFSRGGTAPLSYQWAKLAEGYGGGRLPSGTLQGRAPGDLLIRSLTVAHAGTYQCRVTNRVGYSVCQLNLSPGPRCVPAAGGRQAGIIVGSILGSLLLLSLLGLLIWALIARYQRKECQRACSDCRSSTGGTMPRPCTACAHHSYSPHGISYMQCQHGDSDERAAALLCNDGIRHQVPCPAL, from the exons ATGGCAGGGCACGGCGccagcctgctcctgctcctcggGATCCTGCCAG CTCTCCTCGTGGCCGTCAGGATCAACGGCAAGGGCCGGGAGGTTCTGTACCTGGCCAAGGGCGACTCAGTCAAGCTGGGCTGTCCCTATGTCCTGGAGCCCGAGGACAACGGTCCCCAGGGCGTGGGAATCGAGTGGATCCAGATCACGCCCGAGAGACCCGGCCCCGAGAATGTG TTCCTGTCCTACCAGGACCACCACGTGAACTACGGCAGCGGCTCGGGGCTGCAGGACCGCGTGGCCTTCGTGCAGACGGACCCGGGCCAGCGCGACGCCTCCATCCGCGTGGCCGACCTGCAGGAGAGCGACACCGGCACCTACCAGTGCCGCGTCAAGAAGAACACGGTGGCCGTGCACGAGGTCATTGTCACCGTGCAAG CAGAGAAACCGGCGGCCCCGCAGTGCTGGAGCGAGGGGGAGCTGATCGAGGGGGGGTCGGTGCTGCTGCGCTGCTTCAGCCGGGGGGGCACCGCGCCCCTCTCCTACCAGTGGGCAAAGCTGGCCGAGGGCTACGGGGGCGGGCGCCTGCCCTCGGGGACCCTGCAAG GCCGTGCTCCGGGTGACCTCCTGATCCGCAGCCTGACCGTGGCCCACGCTGGCACCTACCAGTGCCGTGTCACCAACCGCGTCGGGTACTCGGTGTGCCAGCTCAACCTGAGCCCCGGGCCCC GATGTGTCCCCGCGGCAGGTGGGCGCCAGGCTGGCATCATCGTGGGCTCCATCCTgggctccctcctcctcctcagcctgctggggctgctcatcTGGGCCCTGATCGCCCGCTACCAGCGCAAGGAGTGCCAGCGTGCCTGCAGCGACTGCAG GAGCAGCACGGGTGGCACCATGCCCCGGCCGTGCACGGCCTGTGCCCACCACTCGTACTCCCCGCACGGCATCAGCTACATGCAGTGCCAGCACGGCGACAGCGACGAGCGCGCGGCCGCGCTGCTCTGCAACGACGGCATCCGCCACCAGGTCCCCTGCCCCGCGCTGTGA
- the VSIG8 gene encoding V-set and immunoglobulin domain-containing protein 8 isoform X2 translates to MAGHGASLLLLLGILPALLVAVRINGKGREVLYLAKGDSVKLGCPYVLEPEDNGPQGVGIEWIQITPERPGPENVFLSYQDHHVNYGSGSGLQDRVAFVQTDPGQRDASIRVADLQESDTGTYQCRVKKNTVAVHEVIVTVQGGPDSVPCPPPEKPAAPQCWSEGELIEGGSVLLRCFSRGGTAPLSYQWAKLAEGYGGGRLPSGTLQGRAPGDLLIRSLTVAHAGTYQCRVTNRVGYSVCQLNLSPGPRCVPAAGGRQAGIIVGSILGSLLLLSLLGLLIWALIARYQRKECQRACSDCRSSTGGTMPRPCTACAHHSYSPHGISYMQCQHGDSDERAAALLCNDGIRHQVPCPAL, encoded by the exons ATGGCAGGGCACGGCGccagcctgctcctgctcctcggGATCCTGCCAG CTCTCCTCGTGGCCGTCAGGATCAACGGCAAGGGCCGGGAGGTTCTGTACCTGGCCAAGGGCGACTCAGTCAAGCTGGGCTGTCCCTATGTCCTGGAGCCCGAGGACAACGGTCCCCAGGGCGTGGGAATCGAGTGGATCCAGATCACGCCCGAGAGACCCGGCCCCGAGAATGTG TTCCTGTCCTACCAGGACCACCACGTGAACTACGGCAGCGGCTCGGGGCTGCAGGACCGCGTGGCCTTCGTGCAGACGGACCCGGGCCAGCGCGACGCCTCCATCCGCGTGGCCGACCTGCAGGAGAGCGACACCGGCACCTACCAGTGCCGCGTCAAGAAGAACACGGTGGCCGTGCACGAGGTCATTGTCACCGTGCAAG GTGGCCCTGACAGTGTCCCGTGTCCCCCTCCAG AGAAACCGGCGGCCCCGCAGTGCTGGAGCGAGGGGGAGCTGATCGAGGGGGGGTCGGTGCTGCTGCGCTGCTTCAGCCGGGGGGGCACCGCGCCCCTCTCCTACCAGTGGGCAAAGCTGGCCGAGGGCTACGGGGGCGGGCGCCTGCCCTCGGGGACCCTGCAAG GCCGTGCTCCGGGTGACCTCCTGATCCGCAGCCTGACCGTGGCCCACGCTGGCACCTACCAGTGCCGTGTCACCAACCGCGTCGGGTACTCGGTGTGCCAGCTCAACCTGAGCCCCGGGCCCC GATGTGTCCCCGCGGCAGGTGGGCGCCAGGCTGGCATCATCGTGGGCTCCATCCTgggctccctcctcctcctcagcctgctggggctgctcatcTGGGCCCTGATCGCCCGCTACCAGCGCAAGGAGTGCCAGCGTGCCTGCAGCGACTGCAG GAGCAGCACGGGTGGCACCATGCCCCGGCCGTGCACGGCCTGTGCCCACCACTCGTACTCCCCGCACGGCATCAGCTACATGCAGTGCCAGCACGGCGACAGCGACGAGCGCGCGGCCGCGCTGCTCTGCAACGACGGCATCCGCCACCAGGTCCCCTGCCCCGCGCTGTGA
- the VSIG8 gene encoding V-set and immunoglobulin domain-containing protein 8 isoform X5: protein MAGHGASLLLLLGILPALLVAVRINGKGREVLYLAKGDSVKLGCPYVLEPEDNGPQGVGIEWIQITPERPGPENVFLSYQDHHVNYGSGSGLQDRVAFVQTDPGQRDASIRVADLQESDTGTYQCRVKKNTVAVHEVIVTVQEKPAAPQCWSEGELIEGGSVLLRCFSRGGTAPLSYQWAKLAEGYGGGRLPSGTLQGRAPGDLLIRSLTVAHAGTYQCRVTNRVGYSVCQLNLSPGPRCVPAAGGRQAGIIVGSILGSLLLLSLLGLLIWALIARYQRKECQRACSDCRSSTGGTMPRPCTACAHHSYSPHGISYMQCQHGDSDERAAALLCNDGIRHQVPCPAL, encoded by the exons ATGGCAGGGCACGGCGccagcctgctcctgctcctcggGATCCTGCCAG CTCTCCTCGTGGCCGTCAGGATCAACGGCAAGGGCCGGGAGGTTCTGTACCTGGCCAAGGGCGACTCAGTCAAGCTGGGCTGTCCCTATGTCCTGGAGCCCGAGGACAACGGTCCCCAGGGCGTGGGAATCGAGTGGATCCAGATCACGCCCGAGAGACCCGGCCCCGAGAATGTG TTCCTGTCCTACCAGGACCACCACGTGAACTACGGCAGCGGCTCGGGGCTGCAGGACCGCGTGGCCTTCGTGCAGACGGACCCGGGCCAGCGCGACGCCTCCATCCGCGTGGCCGACCTGCAGGAGAGCGACACCGGCACCTACCAGTGCCGCGTCAAGAAGAACACGGTGGCCGTGCACGAGGTCATTGTCACCGTGCAAG AGAAACCGGCGGCCCCGCAGTGCTGGAGCGAGGGGGAGCTGATCGAGGGGGGGTCGGTGCTGCTGCGCTGCTTCAGCCGGGGGGGCACCGCGCCCCTCTCCTACCAGTGGGCAAAGCTGGCCGAGGGCTACGGGGGCGGGCGCCTGCCCTCGGGGACCCTGCAAG GCCGTGCTCCGGGTGACCTCCTGATCCGCAGCCTGACCGTGGCCCACGCTGGCACCTACCAGTGCCGTGTCACCAACCGCGTCGGGTACTCGGTGTGCCAGCTCAACCTGAGCCCCGGGCCCC GATGTGTCCCCGCGGCAGGTGGGCGCCAGGCTGGCATCATCGTGGGCTCCATCCTgggctccctcctcctcctcagcctgctggggctgctcatcTGGGCCCTGATCGCCCGCTACCAGCGCAAGGAGTGCCAGCGTGCCTGCAGCGACTGCAG GAGCAGCACGGGTGGCACCATGCCCCGGCCGTGCACGGCCTGTGCCCACCACTCGTACTCCCCGCACGGCATCAGCTACATGCAGTGCCAGCACGGCGACAGCGACGAGCGCGCGGCCGCGCTGCTCTGCAACGACGGCATCCGCCACCAGGTCCCCTGCCCCGCGCTGTGA